The window GGCCGGGCTGCTGCTGCTCGCGGGCGCGGGCTCCGCCAGCCGCGCGGTGGGCGACCGGTTGTCCGCGACCGCCCTCGGCCTGATGGTCGCCCCCTGCCTGGCCCTGGCCGGCTGGGTGCTCCCCGGCGGCGACATCACCGGACCGGACGCGGCGCAGGTCGTGGGAGCCCGGCTGCTCGCGGCGGGCGCCGCCGGCGCGGGCGGTGCGGTCATCGCGCTCGCCGCGACGGCTGTGGGCGCCCCGGCCCTGCTGGCCACCGCGGTGGTCTCGGTGGCCTCCGCGATCGCCGGAGCCCTGATGGGATACACCGGCCTGGGTGTGCCCGCCGCAGTGGCGATCGTGGCCACGGTGGTCGCGCTCGCCGCCGGGACGGTCGCCCCCTTCGCCTTCAAGCTGGCCGGGATGCGGCTTCCGTCGCTGCCCTCGTCCGCCGGGCAGCTCCAGGAGGGCATCGACCCGTACTCGGGTGACGAGGTGGCCGAGCGCACCGAACTGGCCGGGCGCTGGGTCACCGCGCTCTTCGCGGCCACCGGGGTCATCGCCGCCGCCGCACTGGTCGTGCTCGCCCAGCACCCGAACCTGCCCGAGGTGCTGACCGCACTGGTCCTGAGCCTCCTGCTGCTCCTGCACTGCCGGGGCCTGGTGCACATCGGCCAGCGGCTGACGCTCGCCGTCCCGGGCATCTGGGGCCTGCTGCTGCTCGCCCGCGCCTGGGCCGTCGACAGCGACGGCACCGGACGCATGGTCGTCTTCGCGGTGCTGCTCGCCGCCGCCGCCGGACTCGTGACCGCCTCGTGGACGGTGCCCGGCCGACGGGTGCTGCCGTACTGGGGCCGGGCGGCGGAACTCGCGCACACCGGCTTCGCCGTCGCGCTGCTCCCGCTCAGCCTCTGGG is drawn from Streptomyces sp. NBC_00178 and contains these coding sequences:
- the eccD gene encoding type VII secretion integral membrane protein EccD, which produces MTDSAVAESCRLTVRAPSVTIDLAVPADVPVADLLPTLLRYVGEEAEEAGLDHAGWVLQRLGDAPLDEESTLARAGLADGAVLYLRPHTEALPEARLDDLVDGIADTAARRLHTWHPGAARGLLVGTVVATVAAALLLVFRPGVAGSGSTRAACAAVAGLLLLAGAGSASRAVGDRLSATALGLMVAPCLALAGWVLPGGDITGPDAAQVVGARLLAAGAAGAGGAVIALAATAVGAPALLATAVVSVASAIAGALMGYTGLGVPAAVAIVATVVALAAGTVAPFAFKLAGMRLPSLPSSAGQLQEGIDPYSGDEVAERTELAGRWVTALFAATGVIAAAALVVLAQHPNLPEVLTALVLSLLLLLHCRGLVHIGQRLTLAVPGIWGLLLLARAWAVDSDGTGRMVVFAVLLAAAAGLVTASWTVPGRRVLPYWGRAAELAHTGFAVALLPLSLWVTGLFGWLRGLFG